In one window of Gossypium arboreum isolate Shixiya-1 chromosome 4, ASM2569848v2, whole genome shotgun sequence DNA:
- the LOC108460141 gene encoding transcription factor bHLH140, with amino-acid sequence MDCFPSANFSSSFIDGSSSVTTTSNNSSSCSKEKKKAGKKGKGAVKLSTDPQSVAARERRHRISDRFKILQSMVPGGTKMDTVSMLDEAIHYVKFLKTQIWLHQAMINFVDDDSSSLFLPTSFPVETNIYPSSNPNPNLEPMQPSQLLPLPDSCFQGPQQTMPYDAYMRHQ; translated from the coding sequence ATGGACTGCTTTCCCTCTGCTAACTTCAGCTCATCTTTCATTGATGGGTCTTCTTCTGTGACAACAACCAGCAACAACAGCAGCAGCTGCAGcaaagagaagaagaaggctggcAAAAAGGGCAAAGGTGCGGTAAAGCTATCGACTGATCCACAAAGTGTGGCTGCTAGAGAAAGGAGGCATCGTATCAGTGACCGGTTCAAGATCTTGCAGAGCATGGTTCCTGGTGGGACAAAGATGGACACTGTCTCCATGCTTGATGAAGCTATTCATTATGTAAAATTCCTCAAAACTCAGATATGGCTTCACCAAGCCATGATCAACTTCGTCGATGACGACTCGTCGTCTCTCTTCTTGCCTACCTCTTTCCCTGTTGAAACAAATATTTACCCATCATCAAACCCTAACCCAAACCTTGAACCAATGCAACCGTCGCAGCTGCTGCCATTGCCGGATTCTTGCTTCCAAGGTCCCCAACAAACCATGCCTTATGATGCATACATGAGACATCAATAA
- the LOC108458442 gene encoding uncharacterized protein LOC108458442: protein MASDQDQFRLVSPAINQEGKLPRKYTDEGQGAKRNLSPPLQWYNVPEGTRSLALVVEDVDAPDPSGPIVPWTCWVAINIPPTLKGLPEGFSGKEEEVGGDYASIKEGNNDHKVPGWRGPKLPSHGHRFLFRLFALDDELNVGNKVTKEKVLEAIEGHVVGEAELTTKF from the exons ATGGCTAGCGACCAAGATCAGTTCAGGCTGGTATCCCCCGCCATAAACCAAGAAGGGAAGTTGCCAAGAAAGTACACAGATGAAGGTCAAGGTGCAAAGAGGAATTTGTCACCACCATTACAATGGTACAACGTGCCAGAAGGGACTCGTTCGTTGGCCCTGGTGGTGGAAGACGTAGATGCACCAGACCCCAGCGGCCCCATCGTGCCATGGACCTGTTGGGTAGCGATTAACATTCCGCCAACGTTGAAGGGTCTCCCAGAGGGATTTTCTGGGAAAGAAGAGGAAGTGGGTGGAGATTATGCTAGCATCAAAGAAGGCAACAACGATCACAAGGTCCCTGGTTGGCGAggtcccaagttaccctctcacGGCCACCGTTTCCTGTTCAGGCTGTTTGCTTTGGATGATGAGTTGAATGTTGGCAACAAA GTGACGAAGGAGAAGGTTCTTGAAGCTATCGAAGGACATGTGGTCGGGGAAGCAGAATTGACGACTAAGTTTTAA